The following is a genomic window from Bombus pyrosoma isolate SC7728 linkage group LG5, ASM1482585v1, whole genome shotgun sequence.
AGAAGGGGCAGAGTCGAAGGGGAAACTCTCATTTGCATTCTCCTGCTTGACTACGCGGTATACCGAAACGATTTGGGAAACGAGGAGATTCGGATGTAAATGTGgcaatttgattaaatttggTTAAATAGTTTCGGTGGTTACTTTGCTTTAACTAAATTTTCGCTCCTCTCTAAGCGGAAGTAACGCGCAGATATCCAGTTACAGGTTcaacgagaaagaaattgtatttgcTTTTCATTACTGATGTTTCCACACCATAGTTATCATAGTTATCAATATACAGTATAATTTTGTACAGGAAATCTCCCTTCAAACAGTAGAATCTCCTAATAAAAATCTCCTCGAAATAATCTGTAAAAAAAACTCACTAAAAACAACTAAATAACTCCAACAGAATCTCCTCGATATAACCAATTGTAAAGGATGGATTAGAAGAAAAGTAAATGAACGAAAGGAAGGAACTACCAAGAGAACTGACCTTCAGAGATGATGCCGACAGATTTGGCAATGGCTTTGGCAGTGATCGGATGGTCACCGGTTACCATGATGACCTTGATGCCGGCGGAACGGCACTTGGCGACCGCGTCGGGCACCGCAGCCCTGGGCGGGTCGATCATAGACATCAGGCCCACGAAGCGGAGTCCATCAACCGGGAAGTTGGGGTCGTCGCAATTGAACTTGAAGCCGATCGGGAATTTGTCGGACGGCAGTATGAAGTCGCAGAAACCGAGTACACGTTCACCAAGGCCACCAAGCTCCAAGTAAGCGTTGTTGAACGCCTCCTTCATCTCTTCGTCGAGTACCTTTTCCTTACCACCGATAAAGATAGTCGAGCAACGATCAAGAATTCTTTCTGGCGCACCCTTCATCACGAGAAGATGTCGAGGATCGTCTGGGTTGTCCGATTCGTGGATAGAAACTTGATACTTGTTGGTAGAGTTGAACGGAATCTCGCAGACTTTCTTGTTGCGTTTCCTAATGCCCATAACGTCACCAAGAGCAAGTTCCATACATTTCAACAGAGCAGCTTCCGAAGCGTCGCCGTTCACTTCTCTCTTCAGGATAGGCTTGTCTTCCTGGCCACCTTTGAATTCGGCACGGTTGCACAGAGTAGCAATTTTCGCCAGAGCTTTGAATCCAGGGCTGGTACGATCGTATTGAAGTCCAGACTGATCCTCCGTCGTGTCAGCTTCGATGATCTGATTGTCGAACCACATGTGAGCAACGGTCATACGATTCTGCGTGAGCGTGCCAGTCTTGTCCGAGCAGATGGTCGATGTCGAGCCCAGGGTTTCCACTGCCTCCAAGTTCTTAACCAAGCAATTCTTCGACGCCATACGTTTGGCGGTCAACGTCAGGCACACGGTCACGGTCGCTAGCAAACCCTCCGGCACGTTAGCCACAATAATACCGATCAAGAAGATAACAGCATCGAGCCAGTGGTAACCAAGAATGAAGGCGATAAGGAAGAACGTAATACCAAGGAATACAGCTACGCCAGTGATCAGATGGATGAAGTGGTGGATCTCCTTAGCGATCGGAGTTTCGCCGGTGTCAAGGCCGGATGCTAAACCAGCAATCCTTCCCATTACAGTTTGATCACCACAGCAGATCACAACACCCTTTGCGGTTCCTTCAACGGCATTCGTCGAGAAGAATGCGAGATTTTTCGTTTCCAATGGATTTTCGTTCGTGAACTCTGGAGACCTGGACTGCGGTTCGGATTCACCGGTCAGAGAACTGTTGTCCACCTTGAAGCCCCTCGATTCGATGATACGGATATCGGCCGGGATACGATCGCCGAATTTAACATCCACGACGTCTCCAAGTACCAGTTCTTCCGCTTTCAATGTCAGTTTCTCGCCTTCTCTAATTACAGTCGCGATCTGCGGTACCATGTTCTTGAACGATTCCATGATCTTGCTAGATTTGCTTTCCTGGTAATACGAGAATATGCCTGTAACTATGACCACCGCCGCTAACACGATACCCAGGTACAGATTGTCGTCATTCGGATCCTCGCTGGTCGTTGCTTGAATCGAGTACGCGATGAAGCAGAGGATCGCGCCGATCCACAACAGTAACGCGAAACCACCGAACAGatttttacagaatttgacCCATTCGGGCGTTTGTTTCGGTGGGGTCAGCGAGTTTGGACCGTCCCTCTCTAAATTCTCTTTTGCCTTCGCATGGCTGAGGCCCTGGAACAAAAATAGTTTATCGTTAGTTCATCATGTTTGTAACATTATGGTTCATTTGTTAGAGTATTTCTTTGATAAAGTTTGAGGTCTATTATTCCGATCTATAATTGTTGCCAAATCGAACCAGTCTTATCATAGTTTGGATATTAAGTTGTCAAATACTGTGTGCATTATAAAGTTTCACCTTTACTTTGGATTAGATTGCGATGTTCTGTACCTTCTTCCTATTTATTGGTTATAGTTCTTACTCTGTGTAAAATGAGTACAAGTACTCTTTACAGTTAGTATTGGGTCACTCTTTGATCATAGTCGCtcaaattctaataatttcccaatagttatgtagtacttttaacgtaaaattataagaatctGAATTATCAATCTTCACCGATACTCAAGCTATTAATCGTTTTGGCAACATTTATctattcgaattttcaatattcctGGAATATCTATTTTGTTCTTTCAACGAACATCATGGACCAACATCGTTTCCAAATTAAATGGGATATTTATAACGGTAGGGAGGACCCGAGGAACAATCATTGAAACCATTCTTCATTATGGTACACTGATTCATTGTACGCAATGATTATATCCAGGAtggtattaattatttggaCAAATTAATAACAGACTACGTGCTCTCCAAtcagaaattttaacgaagagTTAGATAATTTTAGtagatattgaaattttgctATAGCGATATATTAACGCATATAGGtgcaatctttttctttttaatttttcaatcaacTCATTCACGTCTTGTGTTAACGATTGCAACGCGTTCCACAATTATCGGCCTCGCTAAATAAGGGACATCAGGAATTTCGTGTCAGCGATGATACTCGAGAGCTTTAAATAACCCGATCGATCGAGGCGCGCGACTCGGTcgcagagaaagaaagaaagagaactCGGCTCGCGTCAGCACCAAGTAATTATTCTAAACTGGAACGCGATTCcaatgattttcttttttaaatcatttcactttttcgtattttttttttttttttttacaatattctgTGAGAAGCAAAGATCGACCCTTTCAAGTTGCAcacatgtaacgttacaccTCAAATACGATTTAAAGCAAATACTCACAAAGTTCTCTAAATTGGTTAGAAGAACGCGATTCCaaggatttcttttttaattcctttgacactttcacatttttttagtaatatttcaTGAGAGGCAAAGGTCGACTCTTTCAAACTCTGCACATGTAATGTTACACCTCAAACACGATTCAAAGCAAACACTCACAAAATTCTCTAAATTGGTTAGAAGAACGCGATTCCaaggatttcttttttaattcctttgaCTCCTTCacatttttttagtaatatttcaTGAGAGGCAAAGATCGACTCTTTCAAATCCCACTCATGTAACGTTACACCTCAAATACGATTCAAAGCAAACACAAAGTTCTGTAAATTGGTTAGAAGAACGCGATTCCaaggatttcttttttaattcctttgactctttcacatttttttagtaatatttcaTGAGAGGCAAAGATCGACCCTTTCAAATTCCACtcatgtaacgttacatagatGTCAAGTGCGATTCAAAGCAAACAGCCCTAAAATTTTCTCTGCCTCGTTCCGactaaattttccaattaaaatattgatcgtTAGaacattcaattttctaaagtttacggagatttttatttaaccaAACGACCAATGCATTGCTTTTCAGTAGGGCTGGTCTTGACCTTCTTTTCTATGCAAACTATCAAAGAAAAACTCTCAAATAGGTTTCTGTTATAAATCATTGATAAgcaaaattctttttcgaagaggaaaaagaaagagaaatatgaaatacgaaTGTACTTACGTTTTCGGGGTGCGTCTGAAATCTCTGATACAGTTCCTCGGGTGTAATTTTGTGGAAGTCAATGTCCAGCTCCTGCTTCAGGTCCTCTAAATTGTCCGTTCTCCGCTTTGGAGTCTTCCGCCGCGactattttgcaaaaataacaTAGAACAGATTAATCGGAGGTGAAAGCGAGTTAGCGAGATGTTAGGTGAAGcccgttttattttctcaagTTTGGCGCTACGTTGAATCTAGGTGAACGCTATTAGCAATTGAGAGTAAAGCCAGTTTCTTAAGCTTGAAGTTATAAATACTCTGTTTAATATCCTATAATACAAATAGGTtgggaatattatttttaacgaagaacggtaaaaatatcgattttttttttgtatgaaaaaattataacgaaaataGCAAGAGAATACTTAATACTTTAGTGAACATTTCTGAGATTAGTTCAAGTTCCTGGAATAAATGTTCAAGTtagaatatgaatatttcacattGATGATCcagtaattaattctttaaatctCATAATACATTTATCAAATTAGTTAAAGCTTCCAGATCAAGTTTCTAACTAGAGAAATCAGAAAAtctctttgaatatttcaaaactgttttatttcaaaattacgaTAATACCAGAATCTTCGTTAAAAGGAAAGTGTCCTTATCAAAGTATAAGGATCACCCTAAGAATACCCTTCACCAtacaaaattacttttcaTTCCAGCACCACTTCgcataagaaatatttacaatacaatctttcagatataataattaatcgtacGATCGTTAATTACAAGACGTTTCGTTTCCACGATCATACGGAATCGTCAGCAGACCAGTTTCAACCCTTCATCCCTGATATCAGTCAATTGTCCTAAATAGAGTCATTAAGATCCAGAAAGTAGGCGACAGAAGAAATCCCAAAGAGAATATTCCTCAGCCAAGAATCGTAATGTCacagtaatatatatatatatatatatatatatatatatatatatatttattaattgttaaatggTACAGATCAATTATATACATTGTGTTAGTAGTCAGTGTCATAGCgagtattaaataatactgTGCAGAATACAGTAATATTCAAAAGTCTCCAGCTCTATagacttttcattttatattggAAAATCGACATGTTGAACagatttcaatgaaattttaactaaTACCATGCGATCGTATAACAACTTGTTGTACCACCATTTTCTTTGACTTGCCACAGCTTTCTACCGATATtagttaaaattttcttagaaCGTGTCGTATCGCCGTTgcgatataaaacgaaaggcgTGTATAGCAGCTGAAAACTTTTGTACACCGGTGTATATAGAAAAGAATGCGTTAGTATCAGTCACCatagagaaaataagaatCCTCCCTTCGCAGAGGAACAGAGCAGAGACATTGATAAAAGCGTCTCGTTCgataaagaatagaaagagCAAAGATATGAAAGAGGTTTTAGAAGAAATTCTACGGAAGAATATTACGGAAAATTGTGTCGCGAATCTCCTGTGATTGTTAGAGTAGAGTGACGAGGAAAATGGTTAGTTGAGAACGTCGAGGAAGAGAGACCAGAGAGGAGAAGCCAGACGACAGAATTCCGAAGATTcgcggagagaaagagagcgacTGCGATAGAAACGAGGACAGTATTGGAAGATCCGTCGTCGATGAAGCAAGCACCGGCGAAAATTGCCGGCGTAACGCAAAAATGGAGAGCCACCGCGGACCGGAAGTCACGCAGTGAATACCTTGTACATCCCGTCGGCTGTTTTGTTGTCGTCGCGTATTTTCGGTAGCGTTGCGACCCTGTACGAGTCTGAGCGGCCATGCTGTAAAAAATGagatgataaaaaaaacatgAGATGAGAgcgaacgaaaaaaaataagGGAGAAAATtaacagagaaataaaaaccGATGCGATACAATGACGAGTGAAAGATTCGATTAAACAAATCAATATTTCCATGACTCTTTGGTTGCGTCCAGTGTTGCTTGGTTCACGTGGCTGTAAAGCTTCCTTTCGAACGTCCAACGCGCTTGAAAGGGTGAAATATTCAAGgacaatgaaaaatgtatatatatattggaagggaaaaaatataaattggatAAAATTCATGGAATATAAGAGGCGCGGTTTAATCGTTTcactttcgatttttaattaaacgatacttgagaattttctaatttcacgTAATTTAATTGAACGCGATCCTTTAACACCAGAGAGCTTACTCtgtaattttacgataaacTTCAATTGCAACCGCCAACATTCCATCTTCCTTTGAAGCTTCGAAGCTTTGATGCGTCCAGCTTCTTATTTCCACGATCGCTTCTTACAGTTcttagaataatattttccaaaaataaacCGAATATCCCAGTGGACGACTTTTCGTTCTATATCGCGTTTAGATCGCACGACCGGCGAAGTCGGCCATGAGAACATGCAGAAGCGCAACGTGTTAGGCTTTTGGAAACACGTGGGCACAGTGGGCAGCGTGAATCGATTACACGAGGCCACGGTACAGCCGCGAGCCTAATTTTCAAGAGCGACCTCGACTGGCTTCTGTTTGAGTAACGACTACTTCCGGTACCGGTTTAACGAAGGCGTGTCACTGAAAATCGTCCGGTTCCCGGATCGTTTCGATCCTTGAACGAATAACTCGCGATGTAAATCACGATTTCTATTGCGAAGGACGCTATTGTTCATCCGTTCGACGTCCATCGATGTTTTTCTTCTACGGTTTTATAAACCGAAGGACGACGCTGAATCGACTAGTAGTCTTGCGACTATTACAGCGATTTGTTAATCGAGCCACGAATGAAAAgtaaatcgatttttattcctCTATACATAGGCAAACgcgatgtaatttattttcattcgagaTGAAACGATATATCAGAGCAGGAGAAGTTGGGAATCACGTTTacgtaaatttgaaaagatcCGATGATTCGAAGTTTCTGTCACATTCGTTCGTCAATTGTTCGCCAATTCATTAGTTTTCGGGAAGATGAAATCCGCACGCTTTTTTcgcaaataaatcaaattccGCGTATCAAGtgcattctgtatattttcgcagtttttcataaattgttGGAAGTAACGACAGTTCGATCGTTACGTACGAAGCTTCATTCGCTTTAATCGAAATATCAGAGGTGAACGTGTACATCGATATGTTGTGTAATGAAAATTACCAgcagatttatataaaattattacatacgtTCGTGAAAGCATCGAATTGAATGGTGCGGCGTATTCGTAAAGTACTCGATAATCGaagtatttctattaaaagtaatatcaAGTTTGCGATAAATTGAGGACGAACGAAGTGAAGAATAAAGTTCCTCTCGATCTACCGAATAAACGCAAACGATTCCTGTTATTTTCCCGCGTCTGGGGTATTTAAATCGAAGGGTGTGGTTTTATGGAGGTGAACAACTTCAGGCAAACGTTCGAGGACCATTTGCAGAGGAATGTTTGCCATGATATCTGCCCGTGAATTGGCGTAATCTCGTTTTCTCGAATGTTTCAGCGCATACAAATGACGTACTCTAACGCGGGCATCGATAAAACGTTTCGCAAAGGGATGGTAGTTCTATGGTTCAAGCCTTAGAAAGTAGACGACAGGTCAGAAATTCGTAAGGGTCGCACCCTTGGTCTTTCGACAAAGAAGATACTGAAACGTGATTGATCGATTGACCTAAAATTACTGCTACTATTGCTcaccaaaataaaaataagagaattctttgatatttaattgtgCTCTTTATACCGTTGGACGAAATTCCGTACCTCGATCGttagttttgtatattaattcttAACTTTTTGTATTTGGTATTAATCCTGTATTTTAATCTTCAATTTTCTGTACTTTCAGTTCTATATTctcctttttaaattttctatcctCTTACTTTTCTGCTTTAATCGGTGATTTCCCGTATCTtgattttgcattttaattcttaatttcctgtatttttatattcttgtaTTCTGTTAGGTGGtgcgaaaagtgtctttcttttacagacacgtgttttacaacgatgcatctttatacaaacacgaaATATACTGTtcttattttgatagaacaaaatggctCACAATtcggtaaaataatataaaacggaaaatatcgcgcatccattatttccttataaaacgaaagaaacatttccgACGACCTAATATATTCTAATGCTTAATCCTGCCTGCCCTGAATTTCGCACTTTAATCCTTCGTGTcctgtatttttaatttccctcttattcatttcattgtttaattctctgttctaattttcaattttctgcgCTTCTTTTAATCGTGCGCTCTCTAGTTCCCAgctttttcttctatctttagTTCCGTGCTTATTTATTTTGACAacattgtatgtatatcgtaGTATCATGGGTGAGGGGCCTGGGGGGTGTCGTGTGAATTATAAGTTGCCGAGCATGTATGTAAGTGAGACTaggacaaaagacaaggggttgctagGGGACAAAGtacgaattaataacagtacgAGTTGAGATGTCAAAGAGCGCGGATTGGCGTTAATGAGCAGTCGAGTCGTTGATTAACACGTCGACTgtcagacgaattttccatggttcgCCCAAGGCGCCGgcgtgaacttttcattatgcggCGCATATTaggttgaaatattatttgcagcaaataaaatgagttataaaatcatgcttgaagcatttttcgtggtgaGAGCCACCAGTCACCCCCACGacgttgtagacaattattacgattgtcctttCTTCAAACAATCCtgctatgtacttttaatatttgcttttaatatttgatatatacgacgctatagccaaatcgagtgccggtcaccggtgacccccatggcagtcaacgtgttaatcaCTTAGTTGTGGCGATTTTTGTACGTTTgctgcgattagttcatgtttGACGAACATTATTCTCTGTTCAATCtacttatcattaataaactaactataatgtatatatatttattatatatatatatatcgggGGTTGGAAAAAAACTGCGAACAAGAAACTGCGTAAAGTTTCGCGAGATACACCGGACAGGATGGCTGTACGCGCCGTGTATCGATCGGTCGGTGCATGTGCGCGCGCGATGCGATAATTGTCACTCGTTGCAGGAGAAGATTTTGCCTAGCCGCAGTGCAGTAAATTGTCTCGACCTCTCGTCGACTCGGAACGGTGATTGCAATACCGAACGTGTCGCGGAAATAAGCGAAATAGATTGGCGCGTAGCCAGTGGTTCTCGACGCTCGCGGAATCCTGTTCGAGTCGGTCGATAGATCGTGAGacaaatcgaaaatatttttcctacgATCCGTTCCTGTTAGATTTAAAAACATGAACATgacagaaacgaagaagacataaatgaaaattccacAGCACTGCACCATCTTCTGATCCAACCACTTCGATCCTTCTCGAATCTTCTCAATCTCTAAACGCAATTTCGTCTTCCTTGCAATCTGAATGCCACGGATGCAGGTAAAAATAAGCGAGAAAAAATAGTAGAAACAGGTATCGCAAAAACgtaaatgataatttcaaCTATTTCCCGTAAATAATCTACGCGGACACTATGAGGATCAGGGGATTTTCTGTGCTTATGGGAAACTCGAAAGCGCAAGAAAGCGAGAgcagaacaattttattttgtatttctacaaaaatcCACCAAGCGTATACGCATTCGTTAAATTAACTCGAGCGTTTTATCGATAGCTGATTCCACTATCTgtctatttatctttcttcccTAGCGTACAAGTAAGCCGAAAGATACCGGAAGATCGATTTTACTTTATCGATTGCCATATTGCTAGCAGCGTtgacgaaaaaagaagggaagaacAGCGAGGAAACGCGGTCGTAAAACAGGACGGATCGAAGGCGAGCGGACGTAGTTGGTGACGAATGCTCAGCCTCTCTCTATTGATCCAAATGATACAGACACAAAGGTACACGGCGGCTGTTCGTCAACGATTTTAACGAGCGGTGTGTGTCGACGGCAACTCTCGTTCCGTCGAAATAAATTGCCAGCGGTGTGCTCTGTCATACCCTCCTGATCCTCTCTATGACCGATATTTTAATGGCTCGCTTCAACTGGATTTTAGTTTCGAGCCATGCTCGCCCTTCCACGGTTAAATGTCCCGCGAACTCTGACACGAGTTTCCGTACACATCGTTACAGGCCCGTGAAACGTAACTTTCATCAAACATAGGAAAAATGTGAAGAATacatattaggttgtccgaaaagtttctttcgttttataaaatgataatagatgaacaattACAGAAGAATAACCAAAGAAGAGctgccaaagtacttggaagggaggacgaagtggaaggacaggacaATTCTGGCTAGATTCAGATGTGGAGACATactggaaagaagagggagaaaatagatgcagactatgtaaaaggaaagaaggagacctgagacatgtaacggaggaatgtgaaataacgggaggaccaaaaggACCAAAACGGGAGGAAAAAACACTGAacgagactggagaaggactaattaaaagcaataatagagaagagaagggcgaTACAAGAGGGGGAGGAAAGACAAGAAGGTAGTAGcgcagcaaggaggcaaaagaccaaaagTGACGATAGTGTGTAGTcgtaagttgcaatagttttagtcattagtttttCAGCTGTTAGAGATAAATTTAAGGGAGTGCTATACAATATAGTAGATAAGAGgggaggtagatatataaggAGCAAAATAAGTGTAAGAGATGTAAAACCAAAAGTTCGTTCAAAGCCGAAAGATacggactaaaataataataataataatatctgttttatattattttattcaattaggtatgatccatttcgtcaTATTTCTATCATTATGTTCGTGTATAATCcaataaactgatataaaacaaaagacattgtacgtctattatttccttataaaacgaaagaaacttttccgacgACCTAATGCGTACAGCTTTTTATAatgttcgatataattttctacgaaggctatacctttttttttttttttaaattatatccgcaaaaatatgaatttgcataaagataCACAGCGTAACGATGAACATACGACAAGCGGAAGTCTTAAATCGGTGTGTTTACTGGAACATTGTACGCGTTCGCGGTCTCTTTTTGTCGTCGATAGAAACCAGAGTTAAATCTCTTTTGAAGAGTAGTCGAGGAATAGCCAAGATTTTTAAGAGTTTCGAGATAAACGATTTTCCATTGAAAAGTATTTTCCTATACGACGATGCTGTTCATTgagatttttgtttattactGACGTTTATTTACCTAACGCTCATGCTTATTTTTCTACCAtctaatattttgatattccaAGTTCCTGGCTTTTTTCTTCAATCTTCTCTTCAATCTCCGGTCTCTGGTAATTAAAGATACTTAGCTTAAGGTTAATGGTTTATAAGAAAAGACCGATCTCTATTCTTCCGCTCGACACTGTAACGATTTTACCAGTAGCGTAAGATATACGCGTTGAGATGTTGAAGGTCTAAAAGATTAAAGGTTTGTGAATATTGGAGATGATTGAAGCGCATGCCACGTGTCTGACCTTACGAGGCCTGATTCTACTTATCTTCAAGAAGCACGTTTCCGTTCACCGTCACAACGTTCCATGAATCTGTCCCTGTCCCTTGAGAGTATCCTATCGTATCTCTTATTAATAATGTCAGTTACGGTTGTCAATATTGTCATGCGTGTCTAATGCAAAGCTAATCGTCGATAGCTAACGATCATCTGTTTCATCTGATCAAAGCTCCATGCTCGATAACTTCACGTTGATGTCGTCTATTCTCGGATATAACTCAGTGTTGACTGAATCATTGCGCTCCAAATGTCCAACGTTTactgtcaaatatatttactgtCCACTATATAATCGCATCGTACGGAGAAAAGGAATATCGACGACATAGAAATACAACGTCACTGTCGATTCTTCGATCAATTAGGAGATTACAGAAGAAtcttatatcttattataaCTTTTGCCCGCGTATCTTCTTTTAGGaagaataaaaacatttttatctcttAATTAATTGCGAGTAGTTTCTACAAGCAGGTACTTTTgctatgtatatgtaaattgcAGGCAAATTGTTTATCAAATTCAAAATGCTAATAACCTACATTTCATTCTTAGCGGTTCACACGAGAAAGTAGAAACCAAGCTGTCACACGAAGAATTAGACGAAGAAAAGCAATCCTCAGCTATATCCTCGTAAACGTAGGAAGTAATTCAACTCCAAACATCTACATAATCCACCACTAACTCAGCCTTGTGTATAATTAGCTAAACagaaattacgtaataattgACGATAATCGAGTGTCTCACGATGAA
Proteins encoded in this region:
- the LOC122567594 gene encoding sodium/potassium-transporting ATPase subunit alpha isoform X3; the protein is MASKGKLATEHGRSDSYRVATLPKIRDDNKTADGMYKSRRKTPKRRTDNLEDLKQELDIDFHKITPEELYQRFQTHPENGLSHAKAKENLERDGPNSLTPPKQTPEWVKFCKNLFGGFALLLWIGAILCFIAYSIQATTSEDPNDDNLYLGIVLAAVVIVTGIFSYYQESKSSKIMESFKNMVPQIATVIREGEKLTLKAEELVLGDVVDVKFGDRIPADIRIIESRGFKVDNSSLTGESEPQSRSPEFTNENPLETKNLAFFSTNAVEGTAKGVVICCGDQTVMGRIAGLASGLDTGETPIAKEIHHFIHLITGVAVFLGITFFLIAFILGYHWLDAVIFLIGIIVANVPEGLLATVTVCLTLTAKRMASKNCLVKNLEAVETLGSTSTICSDKTGTLTQNRMTVAHMWFDNQIIEADTTEDQSGLQYDRTSPGFKALAKIATLCNRAEFKGGQEDKPILKREVNGDASEAALLKCMELALGDVMGIRKRNKKVCEIPFNSTNKYQVSIHESDNPDDPRHLLVMKGAPERILDRCSTIFIGGKEKVLDEEMKEAFNNAYLELGGLGERVLGFCDFILPSDKFPIGFKFNCDDPNFPVDGLRFVGLMSMIDPPRAAVPDAVAKCRSAGIKVIMVTGDHPITAKAIAKSVGIISEGNETVEDIAQRLNIPVSEVNPREAKAAVIHGTELRELNSDQLDEILRYHTEIVFARTSPQQKLIIVEGCQRMGAIVAVTGDGVNDSPALKKADIGVAMGIAGSDVSKQAADMILLDDNFASIVTGVEEGRLIFDNLKKSIAYTLTSNIPEISPFLAFILCDIPLPLGTVTILCIDLGTDMVPAISLAYEHAESDIMKRRPRDPYRDNLVNERLISMAYGQIGMIQAAAGFFVYFVIMAENGFLPLHLFGIRKQWDSKAINDLRDSYGQEWTYRDRKTLEFTCHTAFFVSIVIVQWADLIVCKTRRNSIIHQGMRNWALNFGLIFETALAAFLSYTPGMDKGLRMFPLKFVWWLPAIPFMFAIFIYDETRRFYLRRNPGGWLEQETYY
- the LOC122567594 gene encoding sodium/potassium-transporting ATPase subunit alpha isoform X4, whose product is MGDKHGRSDSYRVATLPKIRDDNKTADGMYKSRRKTPKRRTDNLEDLKQELDIDFHKITPEELYQRFQTHPENGLSHAKAKENLERDGPNSLTPPKQTPEWVKFCKNLFGGFALLLWIGAILCFIAYSIQATTSEDPNDDNLYLGIVLAAVVIVTGIFSYYQESKSSKIMESFKNMVPQIATVIREGEKLTLKAEELVLGDVVDVKFGDRIPADIRIIESRGFKVDNSSLTGESEPQSRSPEFTNENPLETKNLAFFSTNAVEGTAKGVVICCGDQTVMGRIAGLASGLDTGETPIAKEIHHFIHLITGVAVFLGITFFLIAFILGYHWLDAVIFLIGIIVANVPEGLLATVTVCLTLTAKRMASKNCLVKNLEAVETLGSTSTICSDKTGTLTQNRMTVAHMWFDNQIIEADTTEDQSGLQYDRTSPGFKALAKIATLCNRAEFKGGQEDKPILKREVNGDASEAALLKCMELALGDVMGIRKRNKKVCEIPFNSTNKYQVSIHESDNPDDPRHLLVMKGAPERILDRCSTIFIGGKEKVLDEEMKEAFNNAYLELGGLGERVLGFCDFILPSDKFPIGFKFNCDDPNFPVDGLRFVGLMSMIDPPRAAVPDAVAKCRSAGIKVIMVTGDHPITAKAIAKSVGIISEGNETVEDIAQRLNIPVSEVNPREAKAAVIHGTELRELNSDQLDEILRYHTEIVFARTSPQQKLIIVEGCQRMGAIVAVTGDGVNDSPALKKADIGVAMGIAGSDVSKQAADMILLDDNFASIVTGVEEGRLIFDNLKKSIAYTLTSNIPEISPFLAFILCDIPLPLGTVTILCIDLGTDMVPAISLAYEEAESDIMKRHPRNPFTDKLVNERLISMAYGQIGMIQAAAGFFVYFVIMAENGFLPLHLFGIRKQWDSKAINDLRDSYGQEWTYRDRKTLEFTCHTAFFVSIVIVQWADLIVCKTRRNSIIHQGMRNWALNFGLIFETALAAFLSYTPGMDKGLRMFPLKFVWWLPAIPFMFAIFIYDETRRFYLRRNPGGWLEQETYY
- the LOC122567594 gene encoding sodium/potassium-transporting ATPase subunit alpha isoform X5, with the protein product MHGRSDSYRVATLPKIRDDNKTADGMYKSRRKTPKRRTDNLEDLKQELDIDFHKITPEELYQRFQTHPENGLSHAKAKENLERDGPNSLTPPKQTPEWVKFCKNLFGGFALLLWIGAILCFIAYSIQATTSEDPNDDNLYLGIVLAAVVIVTGIFSYYQESKSSKIMESFKNMVPQIATVIREGEKLTLKAEELVLGDVVDVKFGDRIPADIRIIESRGFKVDNSSLTGESEPQSRSPEFTNENPLETKNLAFFSTNAVEGTAKGVVICCGDQTVMGRIAGLASGLDTGETPIAKEIHHFIHLITGVAVFLGITFFLIAFILGYHWLDAVIFLIGIIVANVPEGLLATVTVCLTLTAKRMASKNCLVKNLEAVETLGSTSTICSDKTGTLTQNRMTVAHMWFDNQIIEADTTEDQSGLQYDRTSPGFKALAKIATLCNRAEFKGGQEDKPILKREVNGDASEAALLKCMELALGDVMGIRKRNKKVCEIPFNSTNKYQVSIHESDNPDDPRHLLVMKGAPERILDRCSTIFIGGKEKVLDEEMKEAFNNAYLELGGLGERVLGFCDFILPSDKFPIGFKFNCDDPNFPVDGLRFVGLMSMIDPPRAAVPDAVAKCRSAGIKVIMVTGDHPITAKAIAKSVGIISEGNETVEDIAQRLNIPVSEVNPREAKAAVIHGTELRELNSDQLDEILRYHTEIVFARTSPQQKLIIVEGCQRMGAIVAVTGDGVNDSPALKKADIGVAMGIAGSDVSKQAADMILLDDNFASIVTGVEEGRLIFDNLKKSIAYTLTSNIPEISPFLAFILCDIPLPLGTVTILCIDLGTDMVPAISLAYEEAESDIMKRHPRNPFTDKLVNERLISMAYGQIGMIQAAAGFFVYFVIMAENGFLPLHLFGIRKQWDSKAINDLRDSYGQEWTYRDRKTLEFTCHTAFFVSIVIVQWADLIVCKTRRNSIIHQGMRNWALNFGLIFETALAAFLSYTPGMDKGLRMFPLKFVWWLPAIPFMFAIFIYDETRRFYLRRNPGGWLEQETYY